A single Venturia canescens isolate UGA chromosome 1, ASM1945775v1, whole genome shotgun sequence DNA region contains:
- the LOC122418762 gene encoding xyloside xylosyltransferase 1-like encodes MRLLRKILINLTVVALLLLLLYCIQTSNGVNWSEHYFRLQNASEKTNFSSAVVNSRLRNNLQPIFINTTKIGSVPKVTNYYNVWCIFTKVTTNSPMRRKFRIFTDSLLRLASVDIAFHVITDNESRSIAEVVIQGVMSSTQKFMKVQYYDVHKLAKQLEYIVLAMSPHFSSKPGTYYSDALFFLSLGLHQIAPEKQKLAVMLDADTKFRSDVRDLFEEFKHFGPQALFGLAPELTPVYRHVLYSYRNQNPKTIFGEPISLGGYPGYNSGVVLFQLERLRKSPEWDQIISEDMVNHMTEKYSFKGHLGDQDFYTLLGMERPELIHTVDCGWNRQLCTWWRDRGYIDVFANYSQCDSETKLWHGNCNTPIPEED; translated from the exons ATGCGTTTGTTAcgcaaaattttgattaatttgACAGTGGTTGCTTTACTCTTGTTGTTGTTATATtgtatccagacatcgaatgGTGTCAATTGGAGTGAACATTATTTCAGATTACAAAATGCtagtgaaaaaacaaatttttcatccgccGTAGTTAATTCGCGTTTACGAAATAACTTACAACCGATATTCATCAATACTACGAAAATCGGCTCAGTTCCCAAAGTTACGAATTATTATAATGTATGGTGCATTTTTACTAAAGTCACGACCAATTCTCCAATGAGACGAAAGTTTCGTATATTTACTGATTCTCTTTTGAGACTGGCTTCGGTTGATATTGCTTTTCACGTTATAACCGATAACGAAAGTCGATCCATCGCTGAAGTTGTCATTCAAGGAGTTATGTCCTCAACACAAAAATTCATGAAG GTGCAATATTATGATGTACACAAATTAGCGAAACAACTGGAATACATTGTACTGGCGATGTCACCACATTTTAGTAGTAAGCCAGGAACTTATTATTCGGATGCTTTGTTCTTTTTGTCACTGGGATTGCATCAAATTGCtccagaaaaacaaaaattagcaGTAATGCTGGACGCAGATACAAAATTCAGGAGCGACGTCAGGGATCTCTTTGAGGAATTCAAACATTTTGGTCCACAAGCGCTCTTTGGATTAGCACCGGAATTAACACCTGTATATCGGCATGTTCTTTACTCGTACAGAAACCAAAATCCAAAAACCATTTTTGGAGAGCCTATTTCTCTGGGTGGTTATCCAGGCTACAATAGCGGAGTGGTGCTTTTTCAATTGGAGAGATTAAGAAAGTCCCCTGAGTGGGATCAAATAATCAGTGAAGATATGGTTAATCACATGACTGAGAAATATAGTTTCAAG GGCCACTTGGGCGATCAAGACTTTTACACCCTTCTTGGAATGGAGCGCCCTGAGCTCATACATACCGTGGATTGCGGTTGGAATAGACAATTGTGCACGTGGTGGCGAGATCGTGGTTACATCGACGTCTTTGCCAATTATTCACAATGCGACTCGGAGACTAAATTGTGGCACGGCAACTGTAATACGCCGATTCCTGAAGAAGATTGA
- the LOC122415734 gene encoding tripartite motif-containing protein 2-like yields the protein MFSESEKYEVTSPISMAAKLKSMFKRHVSQPVGKNTENTEESSAIIQEMQQIPHDFVRKRDEKSLTIDLRSSNGTKEEPALRRRINRTRRHNTSLGAIEDLLQCPICNDRLKSPRMMPCQHTFCQKCLEKQLEKTKTSEGEVDLTCPLCKLRVTDRLPDMLPTNLYIESLLNVMENPGEGWLRLAARNPVVSFAPLPNAKSENNETSKEPPILATLCDKCSSRCNKENRCKHCRQIFCSNCWNTHVDELKGQLERMVPQMETTSDRFTRKIENFRSKIDEIKDSIEKDIDARVAELMKEREHRIERLSYQCNRGEKTANEIQQRIDKVVENVKKQMKELSEDLGNNDDKVNIFMSLHREATELMKLENTWNPDLGEADTVDKSKNVHIELISLKRDAELFYRQKKYSAKFVVDRELVQRPSGMAYDSCRDHVFVACSGARHVVVLDKKYKLFKRYQSKEMMAPQGVAYVDHTEELFVTDKWKHCIFVFNRKGEIVRQMCTKGPAESQLSCPEGLAFHAKNNFLYVADTGNDRVQILELNGTFRGLIGASERRANSVTKSGRVHDIVVNHLNQPTDVAVTENCVIVADCGNHKVKIFNHNGNLVHTLGGSGTLRRHFRSPEVVAVDNRGNIIVGDSGNARVQIFSPQGNLLRVLGGRSSKSNNFGWVSGVLVKNNFDLLIGDNKNSAITIFNS from the exons ATGTTTTCGGAatctgaaaaatacgaagtaaCGAGCCCGATCAG TATGGCGGCGAAGTTAAAATCAATGTTCAAGCGACACGTATCACAGCCAGTGGGCAAAAATACCGAAAATACAGAGGAATCGAGTGCGATTATACAAGAAATGCAACAAATCCCCCACGACTTTGTTCGCAAGAGGGACGAAAAATCTTTGACTATCGACCTCCGCAGCAGCAATGGCACGAAAGAAGAACCTGCTCTTCGTCGACGGATCAATCGAACGAGACGACACAA tACGTCTCTGGGTGCCATCGAAGATCTCCTGCAATGTCCAATTTGTAACGATCGATTGAAATCCCCGAGAATGATGCCTTGTCAACATACtttttgccaaaaatgtttagaaaaacaattggaaaaaacaaaaacgagtgAAG GAGAAGTTGATTTGACTTGTCCACTGTGCAAACTGCGAGTTACCGACCGACTCCCCGACATGTTGCCAACGAATTTATACATCGAGAGTCTCCTTAATGTAATGGAAAATCCTGGCGAAGGTTGGTTACGTCTTGCAGCGAGGAATCCTGTTGTCAGTTTTGCTCCATTACCCAATGCGAAATCCGAAAACAATGAGACCTCGAAGGAGCCGCCCATTTTAGCGACTCTCTGTGACAAATGTTCGAGTCGTTGCAACAAAGAAAACAGATGTAAACACTGCCGACAG ATTTTTTGCTCCAATTGCTGGAACACACACGTCGATGAGCTCAAAGGACAGCTGGAACGAATGGTTCCTCAAATGGAAACAACATCGGATCGgtttacaagaaaaatcgaaaattttcgg TCGAAAATCGACGAAATCAAGGACTCGATTGAGAAAGATATAGACGCGAGAGTAGCCGAATTGATGAAGGAACGAGAGCACAGAATTGAACGATTGTCGTACCAATGTAATCGCGGCGAAAAAACCGCCAACGAAATCCAACAACGAATCGACAAGGTTGTTGAGAatgtgaaaaaacaaatgaaagaaTTGTCCGAAGATCTTGGCAACAACGACGACAAg GTGAACATTTTCATGTCCTTGCATCGCGAAGCGACGGAACTGATGAAGTTGGAAAATACATGGAATCCTGACTTAGGGGAAGCTGATACTGTGGATAAGtcgaaaaatgttcacatcgaattgatatcattgaAGAGAGACGCAGAATTATTTTACAg acaaaaaaaatattcggctAAATTTGTTGTCGATCGAGAACTCGTTCAACGACCATCAGGGATGGCTTACGACTCGTGCAGAGACCACGTTTTCGTGGCTTGTTCTGGTGCTCGTCACGTTGTTGTTCTCGACAAGAAATACAAACTGTTCAAACGATATCAGAGCAAAGAAATGATGGCTCCGCAAGGGGTTGCTTACGTGGATCATACGGAAGAACTTTTCGTCACTG ACAAATGGAAACACTGCATTTTCGTATTCAATCGCAAGGGCGAAATTGTAAGACAAATGTGTACGAAAGGCCCGGCAGAATCACAATTGTCGTGTCCAGAAGGTTTGGCCTTCCatgcgaaaaacaatttcctgTACGTCGCTGATACGGGAAACGACAGAGTTCAAATTCTCGAATTGAATGGCACATTTCGTGGTCTTATTGGTGCAAGTGAAAGACGTGCTAACAGCGTCACGAAATCTGGCAGGGTGCACGATATCGTCGTTAATCATCTGAATCAACCTACTGATGTTGCTGTCACCGAAAACTGCGTTATCGTTGCCGATTGTGGTAACCATAAGGTCAAG atttttaatcACAACGGGAACCTCGTACACACTTTGGGTGGTTCAGGAACTTTACGACGGCACTTCCGATCGCCGGAAGTGGTTGCCGTTGACAACAGAGGAAATATTATTGTCGGTGATTCCGGAAACGCTcgtgttcaaattttttcaccgcAGGGTAATTTGCTGCGAGTTCTGGGTGGTCGAAGCTCCAAATCCAATAATTTTGGATGGGTCTCCGGAGTGttggtgaaaaataattttgatctCTTGATCGGAGACAACAAAAACAGTGCAATAACAATTTTCAATAGTTAA
- the Fer2 gene encoding basic helix-loop-helix transcription factor amos isoform X4 produces MASHPAYEYEERGQRNCRDRVATTSRPADSTVACTNAQYYVDQSSDISSEDLAELPSCVYAGRQTQHVAHASPHTHSPLHYHMPISTSDSMFPDHNDAEMNGVEDSYYPNGSPFRAQRHAANIRERRRMLSINSAFDALRGHVPTFPYEKRLSKIDTLRLAIAYIALLQEVLAAGLDPLTFIERYLRGQISGVRAEWNTSDLTARLSWINWANLGVNPNRRSILTTLTLTTDNMN; encoded by the exons ATGGCGTCTCATCCCGCCTACGAATACGAAGAACGAGGGCAACGCAATTGCCGCGACAGGGTCGCCACCACCTCAAGACCTGCGGATTCTACCGTCGCCTGTACGAA TGCCCAATACTACGTCGATCAAAGCAGCGACATAAGCAGCGAAGATCTCGCTGAATTGCCTTCTTGCGTTTATGCAGGAAGACAAACGCAACATGTGGCCCATGCCTCGCCGCACACCCATTCGCCGTTACACTATCACATGCCAATATCGACATCAG ATTCGATGTTCCCAGACCACAACGACGCTGAAATGAATGGAGTCGAGGACAGTTACTACCCGAACGGTAGCCCCTTCAGAGCTCAAAGACACGCGGCAAATATTCGAGAGCGCAGACGGATGCTAAG CATCAACTCGGCTTTCGACGCACTTAGGGGCCACGTGCCAACGTTCCCATACGAGAAACGCCTCTCGAAAATCGACACGCTCAGATTAGCAATTGCTTACATCGCGCTCCTTCAAGAAGTTCTTGCAGCTGGTTTGGATCCTTTAACGTTTATCGAGAGATATCTTAGGGGTCAGATCAGTGGAGTACGAGCCGAGTGGAACACGAGCG ATCTGACCGCTCGACTTTCCTGGATAAACTGGGCAAATTTGGGTGTAAATCCGAACAGGCGATCGATTCTTACGACACTCACTCTGACGACGGACAACATGAACtaa
- the Fer2 gene encoding basic helix-loop-helix transcription factor amos isoform X3, with translation MASHPAYEYEERGQRNCRDRVATTSRPADSTVACTNAQYYVDQSSDISSEDLAELPSCVYAGRQTQHVAHASPHTHSPLHYHMPISTSDSMFPDHNDAEMNGVEDSYYPNGSPFRAQRHAANIRERRRMLSSINSAFDALRGHVPTFPYEKRLSKIDTLRLAIAYIALLQEVLAAGLDPLTFIERYLRGQISGVRAEWNTSDLTARLSWINWANLGVNPNRRSILTTLTLTTDNMN, from the exons ATGGCGTCTCATCCCGCCTACGAATACGAAGAACGAGGGCAACGCAATTGCCGCGACAGGGTCGCCACCACCTCAAGACCTGCGGATTCTACCGTCGCCTGTACGAA TGCCCAATACTACGTCGATCAAAGCAGCGACATAAGCAGCGAAGATCTCGCTGAATTGCCTTCTTGCGTTTATGCAGGAAGACAAACGCAACATGTGGCCCATGCCTCGCCGCACACCCATTCGCCGTTACACTATCACATGCCAATATCGACATCAG ATTCGATGTTCCCAGACCACAACGACGCTGAAATGAATGGAGTCGAGGACAGTTACTACCCGAACGGTAGCCCCTTCAGAGCTCAAAGACACGCGGCAAATATTCGAGAGCGCAGACGGATGCTAAG caGCATCAACTCGGCTTTCGACGCACTTAGGGGCCACGTGCCAACGTTCCCATACGAGAAACGCCTCTCGAAAATCGACACGCTCAGATTAGCAATTGCTTACATCGCGCTCCTTCAAGAAGTTCTTGCAGCTGGTTTGGATCCTTTAACGTTTATCGAGAGATATCTTAGGGGTCAGATCAGTGGAGTACGAGCCGAGTGGAACACGAGCG ATCTGACCGCTCGACTTTCCTGGATAAACTGGGCAAATTTGGGTGTAAATCCGAACAGGCGATCGATTCTTACGACACTCACTCTGACGACGGACAACATGAACtaa
- the Fer2 gene encoding basic helix-loop-helix transcription factor amos isoform X1 translates to MASHPAYEYEERGQRNCRDRVATTSRPADSTVACTNAQYYVDQSSDISSEDLAELPSCVYAGRQTQHVAHASPHTHSPLHYHMPISTSDSMFPDHNDAEMNGVEDSYYPNGSPFRAQRHAANIRERRRMLSGIEIFSSINSAFDALRGHVPTFPYEKRLSKIDTLRLAIAYIALLQEVLAAGLDPLTFIERYLRGQISGVRAEWNTSDLTARLSWINWANLGVNPNRRSILTTLTLTTDNMN, encoded by the exons ATGGCGTCTCATCCCGCCTACGAATACGAAGAACGAGGGCAACGCAATTGCCGCGACAGGGTCGCCACCACCTCAAGACCTGCGGATTCTACCGTCGCCTGTACGAA TGCCCAATACTACGTCGATCAAAGCAGCGACATAAGCAGCGAAGATCTCGCTGAATTGCCTTCTTGCGTTTATGCAGGAAGACAAACGCAACATGTGGCCCATGCCTCGCCGCACACCCATTCGCCGTTACACTATCACATGCCAATATCGACATCAG ATTCGATGTTCCCAGACCACAACGACGCTGAAATGAATGGAGTCGAGGACAGTTACTACCCGAACGGTAGCCCCTTCAGAGCTCAAAGACACGCGGCAAATATTCGAGAGCGCAGACGGATGCTAAG tgggattgaaatttttagcaGCATCAACTCGGCTTTCGACGCACTTAGGGGCCACGTGCCAACGTTCCCATACGAGAAACGCCTCTCGAAAATCGACACGCTCAGATTAGCAATTGCTTACATCGCGCTCCTTCAAGAAGTTCTTGCAGCTGGTTTGGATCCTTTAACGTTTATCGAGAGATATCTTAGGGGTCAGATCAGTGGAGTACGAGCCGAGTGGAACACGAGCG ATCTGACCGCTCGACTTTCCTGGATAAACTGGGCAAATTTGGGTGTAAATCCGAACAGGCGATCGATTCTTACGACACTCACTCTGACGACGGACAACATGAACtaa
- the Fer2 gene encoding basic helix-loop-helix transcription factor amos isoform X2 → MASHPAYEYEERGQRNCRDRVATTSRPADSTVACTNAQYYVDQSSDISSEDLAELPSCVYAGRQTQHVAHASPHTHSPLHYHMPISTSDHNDAEMNGVEDSYYPNGSPFRAQRHAANIRERRRMLSGIEIFSSINSAFDALRGHVPTFPYEKRLSKIDTLRLAIAYIALLQEVLAAGLDPLTFIERYLRGQISGVRAEWNTSDLTARLSWINWANLGVNPNRRSILTTLTLTTDNMN, encoded by the exons ATGGCGTCTCATCCCGCCTACGAATACGAAGAACGAGGGCAACGCAATTGCCGCGACAGGGTCGCCACCACCTCAAGACCTGCGGATTCTACCGTCGCCTGTACGAA TGCCCAATACTACGTCGATCAAAGCAGCGACATAAGCAGCGAAGATCTCGCTGAATTGCCTTCTTGCGTTTATGCAGGAAGACAAACGCAACATGTGGCCCATGCCTCGCCGCACACCCATTCGCCGTTACACTATCACATGCCAATATCGACATCAG ACCACAACGACGCTGAAATGAATGGAGTCGAGGACAGTTACTACCCGAACGGTAGCCCCTTCAGAGCTCAAAGACACGCGGCAAATATTCGAGAGCGCAGACGGATGCTAAG tgggattgaaatttttagcaGCATCAACTCGGCTTTCGACGCACTTAGGGGCCACGTGCCAACGTTCCCATACGAGAAACGCCTCTCGAAAATCGACACGCTCAGATTAGCAATTGCTTACATCGCGCTCCTTCAAGAAGTTCTTGCAGCTGGTTTGGATCCTTTAACGTTTATCGAGAGATATCTTAGGGGTCAGATCAGTGGAGTACGAGCCGAGTGGAACACGAGCG ATCTGACCGCTCGACTTTCCTGGATAAACTGGGCAAATTTGGGTGTAAATCCGAACAGGCGATCGATTCTTACGACACTCACTCTGACGACGGACAACATGAACtaa
- the Fer2 gene encoding basic helix-loop-helix transcription factor amos isoform X5 encodes MASHPAYEYEERGQRNCRDRVATTSRPADSTVACTNAQYYVDQSSDISSEDLAELPSCVYAGRQTQHVAHASPHTHSPLHYHMPISTSDHNDAEMNGVEDSYYPNGSPFRAQRHAANIRERRRMLSSINSAFDALRGHVPTFPYEKRLSKIDTLRLAIAYIALLQEVLAAGLDPLTFIERYLRGQISGVRAEWNTSDLTARLSWINWANLGVNPNRRSILTTLTLTTDNMN; translated from the exons ATGGCGTCTCATCCCGCCTACGAATACGAAGAACGAGGGCAACGCAATTGCCGCGACAGGGTCGCCACCACCTCAAGACCTGCGGATTCTACCGTCGCCTGTACGAA TGCCCAATACTACGTCGATCAAAGCAGCGACATAAGCAGCGAAGATCTCGCTGAATTGCCTTCTTGCGTTTATGCAGGAAGACAAACGCAACATGTGGCCCATGCCTCGCCGCACACCCATTCGCCGTTACACTATCACATGCCAATATCGACATCAG ACCACAACGACGCTGAAATGAATGGAGTCGAGGACAGTTACTACCCGAACGGTAGCCCCTTCAGAGCTCAAAGACACGCGGCAAATATTCGAGAGCGCAGACGGATGCTAAG caGCATCAACTCGGCTTTCGACGCACTTAGGGGCCACGTGCCAACGTTCCCATACGAGAAACGCCTCTCGAAAATCGACACGCTCAGATTAGCAATTGCTTACATCGCGCTCCTTCAAGAAGTTCTTGCAGCTGGTTTGGATCCTTTAACGTTTATCGAGAGATATCTTAGGGGTCAGATCAGTGGAGTACGAGCCGAGTGGAACACGAGCG ATCTGACCGCTCGACTTTCCTGGATAAACTGGGCAAATTTGGGTGTAAATCCGAACAGGCGATCGATTCTTACGACACTCACTCTGACGACGGACAACATGAACtaa